From one Streptomyces sp. N50 genomic stretch:
- a CDS encoding DNA polymerase IV: MRTAPTILHLDMDAFFASAEQASKPSLRGKAVVVGGLGPRGVVATASYEARVFGVNSAMPMAQARRLAPNAAYLVPRFGFYRSISEQVMGLLRALSPLVEPLSLDEAFVDLEAGGAAWDAESAQLAGARLRADIRAVTGLTGSVGLAASKMIAKIASERAKPDGLVMIEPGTERALLGPLSVRTLPGVGPATGDHLRRAGITTVDEIAEAGEDELVRLVGKAHGHGLYAMALAHDERPVVAERETKSVSVEDTYDVDIHDRIRVGLEVQRLADRCVRRLRAAGLSGRTIVLKVRRYDFSTLTRSETLRGPTDDPGVVREAAARLLDSVDTTGGVRLLGVGVSGLADYTQEDLFAQAAGEPDLLEEEHTEEDGGEEPAVPVERRWPAGHDVRHAGFGHGWVQGSGLGRVTVRFETPEDAGPGRVRTFRTDDPELEPAEPLPLVTREVEDLAPMPWAARGTGERSAERPGLAEPGPGVPQAEVLPPDAGPADVSPTVPTHSTAPDPHASPAVSTAPETRRPGEESRVEPGQVSSEPASLPKSWSGRDGGGPTSRP; this comes from the coding sequence GTGAGAACCGCGCCCACGATCCTGCATCTCGACATGGATGCCTTCTTCGCCTCGGCGGAGCAGGCATCCAAGCCGAGCCTGCGCGGGAAGGCCGTCGTCGTGGGCGGGCTCGGGCCGCGCGGGGTGGTGGCGACCGCGTCGTACGAGGCGCGGGTCTTCGGGGTGAACTCGGCGATGCCCATGGCCCAGGCGCGGCGGCTCGCTCCGAACGCCGCGTATCTCGTGCCGCGCTTCGGGTTCTACCGGTCGATCAGCGAGCAGGTGATGGGGCTGCTGCGGGCGTTGTCGCCGCTGGTGGAGCCGCTCAGCCTGGACGAGGCGTTCGTGGACCTGGAGGCCGGGGGAGCGGCCTGGGACGCGGAGTCGGCGCAGCTGGCCGGGGCGCGGCTGCGGGCCGACATACGGGCGGTCACGGGGCTCACGGGGTCGGTGGGCCTGGCCGCCTCCAAGATGATCGCGAAGATCGCCTCCGAGCGGGCCAAGCCCGACGGGCTGGTGATGATCGAGCCGGGGACCGAGCGGGCGCTGCTGGGGCCGTTGTCGGTGCGCACGCTGCCTGGTGTCGGGCCAGCGACGGGTGATCATCTGCGGCGGGCCGGCATCACCACGGTCGACGAGATCGCCGAGGCGGGCGAGGACGAGCTCGTCCGGCTGGTCGGCAAGGCGCACGGGCACGGGCTGTACGCGATGGCGCTGGCGCACGACGAGCGGCCAGTGGTGGCCGAGCGGGAGACCAAGTCGGTGTCGGTCGAGGACACGTACGACGTGGACATCCATGACCGGATCCGGGTGGGCCTGGAGGTGCAGCGGCTGGCCGACCGGTGTGTACGGCGGCTGCGGGCGGCCGGGCTGTCGGGGCGGACCATCGTGCTGAAGGTGCGGCGGTACGACTTCTCGACGCTGACCCGGTCCGAGACGCTGCGTGGGCCCACCGACGATCCAGGGGTGGTGCGGGAGGCGGCGGCCCGGTTGCTGGACTCCGTGGACACCACGGGTGGGGTACGGCTGCTCGGGGTGGGTGTTTCCGGGCTCGCCGACTACACGCAGGAGGACCTGTTCGCGCAGGCGGCGGGGGAGCCCGACCTTCTTGAGGAGGAGCACACCGAGGAGGACGGGGGCGAGGAGCCCGCAGTGCCCGTGGAGCGGCGCTGGCCCGCCGGGCACGATGTGCGCCACGCCGGGTTCGGGCACGGGTGGGTGCAGGGGAGCGGGCTAGGGCGGGTCACGGTGCGGTTCGAGACGCCTGAGGATGCGGGGCCGGGGCGGGTGCGGACGTTCCGGACCGATGATCCCGAGCTGGAGCCGGCGGAGCCGTTGCCGTTGGTGACCCGGGAGGTGGAGGACTTGGCGCCGATGCCGTGGGCGGCGCGTGGAACCGGCGAACGGTCGGCCGAGCGGCCGGGGTTGGCGGAGCCCGGCCCTGGCGTTCCCCAGGCCGAGGTGCTGCCACCGGACGCGGGGCCTGCCGACGTCTCGCCGACCGTGCCGACACACTCGACGGCGCCGGACCCTCATGCCTCGCCCGCCGTGTCGACAGCCCCGGAGACCCGAAGACCCGGCGAGGAGTCGCGCGTCGAACCGGGTCAGGTGTCGTCCGAGCCCGCCAGCTTGCCGAAGTCGTGGTCCGGGAGGGACGGGGGCGGGCCCACGTCGAGGCCGTAG